The following proteins are encoded in a genomic region of Oryctolagus cuniculus chromosome 13, mOryCun1.1, whole genome shotgun sequence:
- the LOC138844935 gene encoding apolipoprotein R-like: MTPKLQEVFPALCLLQVLCLLWAPPGLCDCLQPPSVAHGRHRVLSRTPSKEEIMYECEEGYTLVGERKLSCIYSRWFPRVPVCKALCPKPEIANGKLSVVKAQYDEKENLTVRCDSGYGVVGSPSITCAESGNWQPEVPKCEWEVPEGCEQVQAGRRLMQCLADPNEVKMALEVYKLSLEIELLELQRDKARKSSVQTPL, from the exons ATGACCCCCAAATTGCAGGAAGTTTTCCCAGCtctgtgcctcctccaggtcctgtGCCTCCTGTGGGCTCCACCTGGCCTTTGTG ATTGCCTACAGCCGCCTAGCGTCGCCCATGGGCGCCACAGAGTTCTTTCTAGGACTCCTTCCAAAGAGGAGATTATGTATGAGTGTGAGGAAGGCTACACTCTGGTCGGAGAGAGGAAACTGTCCTGCATTTATTCACGCTGGTTTCCCAGAGTCCCCGTGTGTAAAG CTCTGTGTCCAAAACCAGAAATAGCGAATGGAAAGCTGTCTGTGGTTAAAGCCCAGTATGATGAGAAGGAAAATCTCACTGTGCGGTGCGACTCTGGCTATGGTGTGGTCGGTTCCCCAAGCATCACCTGTGCAGAGAGCGGAAACTGGCAGCCAGAGGTGCCCAagtgtgagtgg GAGGTCCCTGAAGGCTgtgagcaggtgcaggcaggCAGGAGACTCATGCAGTGTCTCGCAGATCCAAACGAGGTGAAGATGGCCCTGGAGGTGTACAAGCTGTCTCTGGAGATTGAACTCCTGGAACTGCAGAGGGACAAGGCAAGGAAATCCTCTGTGCAGACACCGCTGTGA